One Sulfurihydrogenibium subterraneum DSM 15120 DNA segment encodes these proteins:
- a CDS encoding multiheme c-type cytochrome gives MRFIIILLGGFLLFSCDKVKDVFQEKDLLQRPVAQRCSDCHQNIYKQWKDSRHAVAWTSPEFKRASENYTKTKCLSCHAAYEITVNDKPNLRDFHKEDGVNCAACHFRDSTKSMHGPYDVFSPPHPSTQDLQYTKAEICSGCHQETYKQWKTVATDKNCQQCHMPAEKGKLIQKFPFDLFHASKEIHHHGFMVPKSKKDFFDVKVSKDSSALVVKITNLKVPHNVPTADHGNPKYYVDIVIYKDGKEVYSDSQMITPKEAFLPKQEKVINISYSEDYDKVKVILSRKLSWQKEAEKIASYDF, from the coding sequence ATGCGATTTATAATTATCCTCTTAGGAGGGTTTTTACTTTTTTCCTGTGATAAAGTAAAAGATGTTTTTCAAGAAAAAGACCTTTTACAAAGACCTGTTGCTCAAAGATGTTCAGATTGTCATCAAAATATATACAAGCAGTGGAAAGATTCAAGGCACGCTGTAGCTTGGACAAGTCCAGAATTTAAAAGGGCCTCGGAAAACTACACTAAAACAAAATGTCTATCTTGTCATGCAGCTTATGAGATAACAGTCAACGATAAACCGAATTTAAGAGATTTTCACAAGGAAGACGGTGTTAACTGTGCAGCATGCCATTTTAGAGACTCTACTAAATCTATGCACGGACCATACGATGTATTTTCGCCACCCCATCCATCAACTCAGGACTTACAGTATACAAAAGCAGAAATATGTTCTGGATGCCATCAAGAAACTTACAAACAGTGGAAAACAGTTGCAACAGATAAAAACTGTCAGCAGTGTCATATGCCTGCTGAAAAGGGAAAGCTTATTCAAAAGTTTCCTTTTGACCTATTTCATGCATCTAAGGAAATCCATCATCACGGTTTTATGGTTCCAAAGTCTAAAAAGGATTTCTTTGACGTAAAAGTATCTAAAGATAGCTCAGCTCTTGTTGTAAAGATAACTAACTTAAAAGTTCCACATAACGTTCCAACAGCAGACCACGGAAATCCTAAGTATTACGTTGATATTGTAATTTACAAAGATGGAAAAGAAGTTTACTCTGATTCCCAGATGATAACCCCAAAAGAAGCATTTTTACCAAAACAGGAGAAAGTTATAAACATTTCTTACTCTGAAGATTATGATAAAGTTAAAGTTATCTTAAGTAGAAAATTATCTTGGCAGAAAGAGGCTGAAAAAATAGCATCTTATGACTTTTAG
- a CDS encoding bifunctional 3,4-dihydroxy-2-butanone-4-phosphate synthase/GTP cyclohydrolase II has product MEFKFNTIEEAIKDIQEGKMVIVVDDPDRENEGDLVAAAEKITPEIINFMAKEGRGLICLSLLPDRLKELDIPLMTTYNTDPKGTAFCISIDAHPNFGTTTGISAFDRALTIKLAVSPDAKPEDFVRPGHIFPLMAKKGGVLERTGHTEASVDLAKLAGLYPAGVICEIMKDDGTMARLPDLMEFAKKHNLKIITIADLVQHRLKREKLISREAEAFLPTKYGVFKIYGYKSLVDGNEHVALVMGDINPDEPTLVRVHSECLTGDIFGSLRCDCQNQLHQALKKIAEKGKGVLVYMRGHEGRGIGIINKLKAYKLQDEGYDTVEANHKLGFQSDLRDFGTGAQILLDLGVRKMKLMTNNPRKIVALEGFGLEVVERVPIFTGTNPHNEKYILTKKNKLGHLIEDFEGEKCDL; this is encoded by the coding sequence ATGGAATTTAAATTTAATACTATAGAAGAAGCAATTAAAGATATCCAAGAAGGAAAGATGGTAATAGTTGTAGATGACCCTGATAGGGAAAACGAAGGGGATTTAGTTGCAGCTGCTGAAAAAATAACACCAGAGATAATAAACTTTATGGCAAAAGAAGGAAGGGGATTAATCTGCTTATCATTACTTCCCGATAGATTAAAAGAGCTTGATATACCCCTTATGACAACTTATAACACAGACCCAAAAGGAACTGCGTTTTGTATTTCTATAGACGCCCATCCAAATTTTGGGACGACAACTGGAATATCTGCTTTTGATAGAGCTTTAACCATAAAGCTTGCAGTAAGTCCTGATGCTAAGCCAGAAGACTTTGTAAGACCAGGACACATTTTTCCTTTAATGGCAAAAAAAGGAGGAGTATTAGAAAGAACAGGACATACAGAAGCTTCTGTTGATTTGGCAAAACTGGCAGGATTGTACCCAGCAGGGGTTATATGTGAGATAATGAAAGATGATGGAACGATGGCAAGACTTCCAGATTTGATGGAGTTTGCAAAAAAACATAACTTAAAAATAATAACTATTGCAGATTTAGTCCAGCATAGGTTAAAAAGAGAAAAACTTATATCAAGGGAAGCAGAGGCATTCTTACCAACAAAATATGGAGTATTTAAAATATATGGTTATAAAAGTCTTGTTGATGGAAATGAGCACGTTGCACTAGTTATGGGGGATATAAATCCAGATGAACCTACTTTAGTCAGAGTTCACTCAGAATGTTTAACAGGAGATATATTTGGATCTTTAAGGTGTGATTGTCAAAATCAACTCCACCAAGCACTTAAAAAGATAGCGGAAAAAGGAAAAGGTGTATTGGTTTACATGAGAGGTCATGAAGGGAGAGGTATAGGTATTATAAATAAATTAAAAGCTTACAAATTACAAGATGAAGGGTACGACACTGTAGAAGCTAACCACAAATTAGGATTTCAATCTGATTTGAGAGACTTTGGAACAGGAGCTCAGATACTGTTAGACCTTGGCGTTAGAAAGATGAAACTTATGACTAACAATCCCAGAAAGATAGTAGCATTAGAAGGTTTTGGATTAGAGGTTGTAGAGAGAGTACCTATATTTACAGGTACAAACCCTCATAATGAAAAGTATATTCTTACTAAGAAAAATAAGTTAGGCCATTTAATAGAAGATTTTGAGGGAGAAAAATGCGATTTATAA
- a CDS encoding bis-aminopropyl spermidine synthase family protein: protein MAREVLNVIAQRASEKTGIKLYGRSVERVLAGLLTTSDFWKVVDLADQPVPATSQIVKELVAEGLAKIENDEILLTEKGLQLVKDLKIPPAVDYSCKACEGRGIPFYANLEWYHTFLQVTKDRPKAIQEYDQGSVTPETTVSRVLFLDSREDLRDRDILVMGAEDDLTGLAVALTRLPRRVLILDIDERSIDFDNRIFKELGIDNAEAIRFDLRNPFPEEWLKSFDVFITDPPETLKAFKAFIARGIAALRQEGSVGYFGLTLRDSSITRWHQFQKALINDYGMVITDIIQDFNAYMNWDYHAETKAQEVAPVNKVPTDIWYRSAWVRMEALPGFKGENVQITDEVFRELYLDEEGSTT from the coding sequence TTGGCAAGAGAAGTTTTAAACGTTATTGCACAGAGAGCTTCAGAAAAGACAGGTATCAAGCTTTACGGCAGAAGTGTTGAGAGAGTTTTAGCAGGACTTTTAACAACATCTGACTTTTGGAAAGTGGTAGACCTTGCAGACCAACCAGTTCCAGCAACCTCACAGATAGTAAAAGAACTTGTTGCAGAAGGATTAGCTAAAATTGAAAATGATGAAATCCTTTTAACAGAAAAAGGATTACAACTTGTAAAAGACTTAAAAATTCCTCCTGCTGTTGATTACTCTTGTAAAGCTTGTGAAGGAAGAGGAATACCTTTCTATGCAAATTTAGAGTGGTATCATACATTTTTACAAGTTACAAAAGACAGGCCAAAAGCAATTCAAGAGTACGACCAAGGTAGCGTAACTCCAGAAACAACAGTTTCAAGAGTTTTATTCCTTGACTCAAGAGAAGATTTGAGAGACAGAGATATACTTGTTATGGGAGCTGAAGACGACCTTACAGGTTTAGCAGTAGCATTAACAAGATTGCCAAGAAGAGTTTTAATCCTTGATATAGACGAAAGGTCTATAGATTTTGATAACAGAATATTTAAAGAACTTGGAATAGATAACGCAGAGGCTATAAGATTTGACCTTAGAAATCCATTCCCTGAAGAGTGGCTAAAATCTTTTGACGTATTTATTACTGACCCACCAGAAACATTGAAAGCATTTAAAGCATTCATAGCGAGAGGAATAGCTGCTTTAAGACAAGAAGGTAGTGTAGGATACTTTGGACTTACTTTAAGAGATTCATCTATAACAAGATGGCATCAATTCCAAAAAGCTCTTATAAATGATTATGGAATGGTTATTACTGATATAATACAGGACTTTAACGCTTATATGAACTGGGATTACCACGCAGAAACAAAAGCTCAAGAAGTTGCTCCTGTAAATAAAGTACCAACTGATATATGGTACAGGTCTGCATGGGTAAGAATGGAAGCACTCCCAGGATTTAAAGGGGAAAATGTCCAAATAACAGACGAAGTATTCAGAGAGTTGTATTTAGACGAAGAAGGTTCAACAACTTAA
- the speE gene encoding polyamine aminopropyltransferase, protein MIWFTEYQTKNTGLTVKVKEAKYLQSNYQEILLLDTYEYGKMLVLDGAVQTTERDEFIYHEMLAHPALIKHQNPERVLVIGGGDGGTVREVLKHPSVKEVHLCEIDEDVINVSKQYLPTISCELNNPKVSIFVQDGNKFLDERKEYYDVILLDLSDPVGPAEALFKRSFYEKVKGALRKGGIMTAQTESPFLQEEYFKTAVKEIQKVFKNYGTYLAFIPTYPAGMWSFTMASDDVKIFDNSDKDYEKINNLNTRYFCDKIYTSLFALPKFVSDLIK, encoded by the coding sequence GTGATCTGGTTTACAGAGTATCAAACTAAAAATACAGGTTTAACTGTAAAAGTAAAAGAAGCTAAATACCTCCAATCAAATTATCAAGAGATACTTTTACTTGACACTTACGAGTATGGAAAGATGCTGGTACTTGATGGAGCTGTTCAAACAACAGAAAGAGATGAGTTTATATATCATGAAATGCTTGCACATCCTGCTTTAATAAAGCATCAAAACCCTGAGAGAGTATTGGTTATAGGTGGTGGAGATGGAGGAACTGTAAGAGAAGTGTTAAAACACCCTTCTGTAAAGGAAGTTCACTTATGTGAAATAGATGAAGATGTTATAAACGTATCAAAGCAGTATCTACCTACTATTTCGTGTGAGTTAAACAATCCGAAAGTGTCTATCTTTGTTCAAGACGGAAATAAATTTTTAGATGAGAGAAAAGAGTACTATGATGTAATTTTACTTGATTTATCAGACCCCGTTGGACCTGCAGAAGCATTATTTAAAAGATCTTTTTACGAAAAGGTAAAAGGTGCATTAAGAAAAGGCGGTATAATGACGGCACAAACAGAATCTCCTTTTTTACAGGAGGAGTACTTTAAAACAGCTGTAAAAGAGATACAAAAAGTTTTTAAAAACTATGGAACTTATCTTGCTTTTATACCTACCTATCCTGCAGGAATGTGGAGCTTTACTATGGCTTCTGATGATGTAAAAATATTTGATAACAGCGATAAAGATTATGAAAAAATCAATAATTTGAACACAAGATACTTTTGTGATAAAATATATACTTCTCTTTTCGCATTACCTAAATTTGTATCAGATTTAATAAAATAA
- a CDS encoding M16 family metallopeptidase, translating to MVKNIYPNGITLIYKETEGRGIIGGSIFIKGGSFEDTKEKAGLTNLTLKLLLQGSKNYSQYEISKFFEDSGGFISTSTSEDFSEIDFAVKVEDFPKALSIIQDILNNPKFPEDKLEQEKKNVVAQIKAKKEEGFAYGFDELRKEIFKGTNYEYSPLGLEETIPNITIQDVFSRWKQLNNGNRMVVSIVGDLEYKKAYEYLKVFNSIPKGESFNFAKIDKKIENLPCKEIKREGAQSTIMIAYNAPTIKDKDYISFRVLNSILGSGFTSRLFQELREKRGLAYAVGSFFPTRINIGTVVAYIGTDPKKTEEAVSGIKRVVESLKEGIKEEEINTAKEKIIGGFLMDHQTRVKQAYYLGWFETVGLGYQMDKMYTDLIKNVKLKDLESLYDKYFNQGSTCIIIKP from the coding sequence TTGGTTAAAAATATTTATCCTAATGGTATTACACTAATATATAAAGAGACAGAAGGCAGAGGGATAATTGGTGGGTCGATTTTTATAAAAGGTGGAAGTTTTGAAGATACAAAAGAAAAGGCAGGATTAACTAATTTAACTTTAAAACTTTTACTTCAAGGTTCAAAAAATTATTCTCAGTATGAAATTAGTAAATTTTTTGAAGATAGTGGTGGTTTTATATCTACTTCTACATCTGAAGACTTTTCAGAGATAGATTTTGCGGTAAAAGTAGAAGATTTTCCGAAAGCTCTATCTATTATCCAAGACATACTGAATAATCCTAAATTTCCTGAAGATAAATTAGAACAAGAAAAAAAGAATGTAGTAGCTCAAATAAAAGCTAAAAAAGAAGAAGGTTTTGCGTATGGATTTGATGAGTTAAGAAAAGAGATTTTTAAAGGGACAAACTATGAGTACTCTCCTTTAGGATTGGAGGAAACTATTCCTAATATAACTATCCAAGATGTATTCAGCAGATGGAAACAGTTAAACAATGGTAATAGAATGGTTGTATCTATTGTAGGAGATTTAGAATATAAAAAAGCTTACGAGTATTTAAAAGTATTTAACAGTATTCCAAAAGGTGAGTCTTTTAACTTTGCTAAAATAGATAAAAAAATAGAAAATCTTCCATGTAAAGAAATAAAAAGAGAAGGTGCTCAATCTACAATTATGATAGCTTATAACGCTCCTACAATTAAAGATAAAGATTACATATCTTTTAGAGTTTTAAACTCAATACTTGGAAGTGGCTTTACTTCGAGATTATTCCAAGAACTTAGAGAAAAAAGAGGGCTTGCCTATGCAGTTGGGTCTTTCTTTCCAACAAGAATAAATATAGGAACTGTTGTAGCTTACATAGGTACTGACCCAAAAAAAACAGAAGAAGCTGTATCAGGAATTAAAAGAGTTGTTGAAAGTTTAAAAGAGGGAATTAAAGAAGAAGAAATAAACACTGCTAAAGAAAAAATCATAGGTGGATTTTTAATGGATCATCAGACAAGAGTAAAACAGGCGTACTACTTAGGCTGGTTTGAAACGGTTGGACTTGGTTATCAAATGGATAAAATGTATACAGATTTAATAAAAAATGTTAAATTAAAAGATTTAGAGTCTCTATACGATAAGTACTTTAATCAAGGCTCTACATGTATCATAATAAAACCGTAA
- a CDS encoding cbb3-type cytochrome c oxidase subunit II, translating to MGKMERFPFIVLVAGLGFFLFADFISWALPMFVLKDIPMKKVSDLAAEAKAKNTSAWADFERLAMYYPEQFKKYYGEVNEKSFEKALRIGHHWYVAEGCWNCHSQMIRPVSNETLRFGIPGVSNTVSYPSEYQNELQAPVLWGTKRIGPDLIREAAVHNIDWQVAHLYNPLTTSPGSNMPGYPWYFEKDKNGNIVPNERGIGLLTYVMWLGSWEVKPTKEWALK from the coding sequence ATGGGTAAAATGGAACGTTTTCCGTTTATAGTATTAGTAGCAGGGCTGGGCTTCTTCCTATTTGCTGACTTTATATCTTGGGCTTTACCTATGTTTGTTTTGAAAGATATACCAATGAAAAAGGTATCAGACCTTGCTGCAGAAGCTAAGGCTAAAAATACATCTGCATGGGCAGACTTTGAAAGATTAGCAATGTACTATCCTGAACAGTTTAAAAAGTATTATGGCGAAGTAAATGAAAAGTCTTTTGAAAAAGCTTTAAGAATTGGGCATCACTGGTATGTTGCAGAAGGATGTTGGAACTGCCACTCTCAAATGATAAGACCGGTTTCTAACGAAACTCTCAGATTTGGAATCCCCGGTGTATCTAATACTGTATCTTATCCTTCTGAGTATCAAAATGAACTACAAGCTCCAGTTCTATGGGGTACAAAGAGAATCGGTCCAGATTTAATAAGAGAAGCTGCAGTACATAACATAGACTGGCAAGTAGCTCACCTATATAACCCACTAACTACTTCACCAGGGTCTAACATGCCTGGATATCCTTGGTACTTTGAAAAGGATAAAAACGGTAATATCGTTCCTAACGAAAGAGGTATCGGACTTCTTACTTATGTTATGTGGCTAGGTTCTTGGGAAGTTAAACCTACAAAAGAATGGGCCTTAAAGTAA
- a CDS encoding cbb3-type cytochrome c oxidase subunit I → MATATSTAGEVQLTNLVNYTLVKLHVAMGLIFFIIVGLMGFLYSLQLDGIYPFPGIEFLSPGRVRMIHTAGAAYGFLVNMFTGLLYWAVPRFTGYKVLNEKYLGGFMFIGLQAAVLITVVAILFLGQADNVEWGETPWWLDPIIVAWLLLHAIQFGAPIIKASQKAPLYVTGWYVSAMLVWTPLVVFMGNFIPRFWSAGSGAGAVQSTFIHDLVGLYVTPVAWGLMYYFVPVIMKKPMWSHGLSLLGFWGLAFFYPMNGVHHFLWSPIPMFAQYSAVFATVAIEFAVTSVLINFMMTLRGSAEVLKYNVPLRYMYTGAIFYWITCFQCAFHVTLTFQKVIHFTDWVTGHAHLIMFGTFGMWVLGMAEYVWPRLFGKETMYSKGMSEGAYWLLTIGVIAMFVDLTAAGLVQGFDWIGLNPWIDSVNFSKPFWYFRSVAGIMMLTGLLMYAMNFYKTATAGKGLEAQLRNA, encoded by the coding sequence ATGGCAACTGCTACTTCAACAGCAGGTGAAGTTCAGTTAACCAATTTGGTTAACTACACCCTTGTTAAGCTTCATGTTGCAATGGGTTTGATTTTCTTCATTATAGTAGGTTTAATGGGTTTCCTCTACTCTTTACAGCTTGACGGTATATATCCTTTCCCTGGAATTGAATTTTTATCCCCCGGTAGAGTAAGAATGATTCATACTGCTGGTGCAGCTTATGGATTTTTAGTAAACATGTTTACTGGGTTGCTTTACTGGGCTGTTCCAAGATTTACCGGTTATAAAGTACTTAATGAAAAGTATCTTGGTGGATTTATGTTTATAGGTCTTCAAGCAGCCGTTTTAATAACTGTTGTAGCTATACTTTTCTTAGGTCAGGCAGATAACGTTGAATGGGGTGAAACTCCATGGTGGCTCGATCCAATAATAGTTGCTTGGTTATTATTGCACGCTATACAATTTGGAGCTCCTATAATTAAAGCATCTCAAAAAGCTCCACTTTATGTTACAGGTTGGTATGTTTCTGCAATGTTAGTATGGACTCCTCTCGTTGTATTTATGGGTAACTTTATACCAAGATTCTGGTCTGCAGGTTCTGGAGCAGGAGCTGTACAATCTACATTCATTCATGACTTAGTTGGTCTTTACGTTACTCCAGTTGCTTGGGGATTAATGTACTACTTCGTACCTGTTATAATGAAAAAACCAATGTGGTCTCATGGTCTTTCTTTACTTGGTTTCTGGGGATTAGCGTTTTTCTACCCAATGAATGGAGTTCACCATTTCTTATGGTCTCCAATTCCAATGTTTGCTCAGTACTCAGCAGTATTTGCAACAGTTGCTATTGAGTTTGCAGTAACATCAGTTTTAATTAACTTTATGATGACTTTAAGAGGTTCTGCAGAAGTATTAAAATACAACGTTCCACTAAGATATATGTACACAGGAGCTATCTTCTACTGGATTACTTGCTTCCAATGTGCATTCCACGTTACATTAACTTTCCAAAAAGTTATCCACTTTACAGACTGGGTTACTGGACACGCACACCTTATAATGTTTGGAACATTTGGTATGTGGGTTCTTGGAATGGCTGAGTATGTATGGCCAAGATTATTTGGTAAAGAGACAATGTACTCAAAAGGTATGTCAGAGGGTGCTTACTGGTTATTAACAATAGGTGTTATAGCTATGTTTGTAGACCTTACAGCCGCTGGATTAGTACAAGGATTTGACTGGATAGGATTAAACCCTTGGATCGACTCTGTAAACTTCTCTAAACCTTTCTGGTACTTTAGATCTGTTGCAGGTATTATGATGTTAACTGGATTACTAATGTACGCTATGAACTTCTACAAAACAGCAACTGCTGGAAAAGGTTTAGAAGCTCAACTCAGAAATGCTTAA
- a CDS encoding c-type cytochrome yields MGENTAIRWILFFFFPALFVYGLLHVYSSKPAQAKKTAELTEMEEAGRKVYNKFCVGCHGENGDGNSMAAPFFKDKPPNFHTGVFRWKSTPEGTLPTDEDLLHVLDWGIPQTPMPSFHLVPEVQKRAVIAYIKTFSDRWKKEQPGESVYSQIKQIPPYFATKESIEKGKELYAANCTACHGENGKGDGPIASTLPVPPTNLTYPVRAAGPSPKDTFRVLTVGLEGSPMPKFDHLSEEDRWHLVSYIAYLMNQGK; encoded by the coding sequence ATGGGAGAAAACACAGCTATCAGGTGGATCCTGTTCTTCTTCTTCCCAGCACTTTTTGTGTATGGGCTGCTCCACGTTTACTCTTCCAAACCAGCTCAAGCTAAAAAGACAGCTGAGCTGACAGAGATGGAAGAGGCAGGTCGCAAGGTTTACAACAAGTTCTGCGTTGGTTGTCACGGTGAAAATGGAGACGGTAACAGTATGGCGGCTCCTTTCTTCAAGGACAAACCACCAAACTTCCACACTGGTGTGTTTAGATGGAAGTCAACTCCAGAAGGTACACTTCCAACAGATGAAGACCTTTTACACGTGTTAGATTGGGGTATACCTCAAACTCCAATGCCATCTTTCCACTTAGTTCCAGAAGTTCAAAAGAGAGCTGTTATTGCTTACATCAAAACATTCTCTGACAGATGGAAAAAAGAACAACCAGGAGAATCTGTCTACTCACAAATCAAACAAATACCACCTTACTTTGCTACGAAAGAATCTATTGAGAAAGGAAAAGAGTTATACGCTGCAAACTGTACTGCTTGTCATGGTGAAAATGGAAAAGGAGATGGTCCAATTGCATCAACTTTACCAGTTCCACCAACAAACTTAACATATCCTGTAAGAGCTGCAGGTCCTTCTCCAAAAGATACCTTTAGAGTTTTAACAGTAGGTTTAGAGGGCTCTCCAATGCCTAAGTTTGACCATTTATCAGAAGAAGACAGATGGCATTTAGTTTCTTACATTGCGTATCTAATGAATCAAGGAAAATAA
- a CDS encoding antibiotic biosynthesis monooxygenase family protein, with protein sequence MVVVLTKFPIKPEFMKDFEERSKEKFGQHGIDKMEGFLGMKILAGRSFPSMPPNNQVVIITYWKDMDSFLNYTKSQAFAEAHKNPPPKEWFAGNPSVEIYETIKEI encoded by the coding sequence ATGGTTGTAGTTTTAACAAAATTCCCAATCAAGCCAGAGTTTATGAAAGATTTTGAAGAAAGGTCTAAAGAAAAGTTTGGACAACACGGAATTGATAAGATGGAAGGCTTTTTAGGTATGAAGATTTTAGCCGGAAGAAGTTTTCCTTCTATGCCACCTAATAATCAAGTTGTAATTATTACATATTGGAAAGATATGGATAGTTTTTTAAACTATACAAAAAGTCAAGCATTTGCGGAAGCACACAAAAACCCACCACCAAAAGAATGGTTTGCTGGTAATCCTTCTGTTGAGATATATGAGACAATTAAAGAAATTTAG
- a CDS encoding dihydroorotate dehydrogenase yields the protein MEKDVLKHTLFGIEFKNPVWTASGTFSYGLEVAKLYDLSLLGAIVVKGLSLKPRKGNMPERIVETPAGMLNSIGLQNPGVDYFINETLPKLKKYDTRIFANVFGEDEEEYLAVAEKLDKADGVDGLELNVSCPNVKKGGIAFGSDPQVLYDLVYKMKKITKKPLLVKLSPNVTNILDTADACVSANADGLVLINTLLGVAIDVEKEKPILSTITGGLSGPAILPIAVRMIWQVYAKYGSKVSIIGVGGISNIQDALQHILAGASAIQVGTANFYDPYSPLKIIDGLKQHVKRKGYKHYSEIIGKAHKMILKEV from the coding sequence ATGGAAAAAGATGTTTTAAAACATACGTTATTTGGAATAGAGTTTAAAAATCCTGTTTGGACTGCTTCGGGAACTTTTAGTTATGGTCTTGAAGTTGCAAAACTGTATGATTTATCACTTCTTGGTGCCATAGTTGTAAAAGGGCTTTCTTTAAAACCAAGAAAAGGTAATATGCCAGAAAGGATTGTTGAGACTCCTGCTGGAATGCTTAACTCTATTGGACTGCAAAATCCAGGAGTAGATTACTTTATAAATGAGACATTACCTAAATTAAAAAAGTACGATACAAGGATATTTGCGAACGTTTTTGGAGAAGATGAAGAGGAATATTTAGCTGTTGCAGAAAAGTTAGACAAAGCAGATGGTGTTGATGGACTTGAGCTAAACGTTTCCTGTCCTAACGTGAAAAAAGGTGGAATAGCTTTTGGTAGCGACCCACAAGTCCTTTATGACCTTGTTTATAAAATGAAAAAGATAACAAAAAAACCACTTTTAGTAAAACTCTCTCCTAATGTAACTAATATTCTTGACACTGCGGATGCCTGCGTAAGTGCAAACGCTGATGGATTAGTTTTAATAAACACTCTTTTAGGTGTGGCCATAGACGTAGAAAAAGAAAAACCTATACTTTCAACAATAACAGGTGGATTATCAGGACCTGCAATCTTACCTATAGCTGTTAGAATGATATGGCAAGTTTATGCAAAGTATGGCAGTAAAGTATCTATAATAGGAGTTGGTGGTATATCAAACATACAAGATGCTCTTCAACATATATTAGCCGGAGCTTCTGCTATACAAGTAGGAACTGCAAACTTTTATGATCCATACTCTCCATTAAAAATAATCGATGGGTTAAAACAGCATGTAAAAAGAAAAGGTTATAAACATTATTCTGAAATAATAGGAAAAGCTCATAAAATGATTTTAAAGGAGGTGTAA
- a CDS encoding GDP-mannose 4,6-dehydratase, with the protein MKKVLLTGAAGFIGWKTGKFLLEKGIEVIGIDNMNDYYDIRLKEYRKKDLEKYENFKFYHVDIENLGALEVIFKDHKFYCVINLAARAGVRYSMINPHVYMTTNANGTLNLLEMMKKYQVKKMVLASTSSLYAGQPMPFKEDLPVNTPISPYAASKKAAEVMAYTYHYLYGIDVSVVRYFTVYGPAGRPDMSIFRFIKWIDEGKPIILYGDGSQSRDFTYVDDIAEGTILATKEVGYEIINLGGGKNPISLKTVIETIERYLNKKAVIDYRPFHKADLKETWADITKAEKLLGWKPNVSFEEGIKKTVEWYLENREFLKDIEVGKE; encoded by the coding sequence ATGAAAAAAGTTCTTCTAACTGGAGCTGCAGGATTTATAGGCTGGAAAACAGGAAAATTTTTGTTAGAAAAAGGTATTGAAGTTATAGGTATTGATAATATGAACGATTACTATGACATAAGACTTAAAGAATACAGGAAAAAAGATTTAGAAAAGTATGAAAACTTTAAATTTTACCATGTTGATATAGAAAATTTAGGAGCTTTAGAGGTGATATTTAAAGACCACAAATTTTACTGTGTTATCAATCTTGCTGCAAGAGCTGGAGTAAGGTATAGTATGATAAATCCTCACGTTTATATGACTACAAATGCAAATGGGACTTTAAATTTATTGGAAATGATGAAAAAGTATCAAGTTAAAAAGATGGTTTTGGCTTCAACATCTTCACTTTATGCAGGTCAACCAATGCCTTTTAAAGAAGACCTCCCTGTAAACACTCCTATATCTCCTTATGCTGCTTCAAAAAAGGCAGCTGAAGTGATGGCTTATACTTACCACTACCTATACGGTATTGATGTTTCAGTTGTAAGATACTTTACTGTGTATGGACCTGCTGGAAGACCTGATATGAGCATTTTTAGATTTATAAAATGGATAGATGAAGGAAAGCCTATAATACTTTACGGAGATGGCTCTCAATCAAGAGATTTTACATACGTTGACGATATCGCAGAAGGAACAATTTTAGCAACTAAAGAGGTTGGTTATGAGATAATAAACTTAGGTGGTGGTAAAAATCCTATAAGTTTAAAAACGGTAATAGAAACTATAGAAAGATATCTTAACAAAAAGGCAGTTATAGACTACAGACCTTTCCACAAAGCAGACTTAAAAGAAACATGGGCTGATATAACAAAAGCAGAGAAACTTTTAGGCTGGAAACCAAATGTAAGCTTTGAAGAGGGAATAAAGAAGACTGTTGAATGGTACTTAGAAAACAGAGAGTTTTTAAAAGATATAGAGGTTGGAAAAGAATAA